The genomic region CATTGTCTGAAAGCTAGTTTGGTGAGTCATCtcagtattaatattataactttCGTCTTGAGTTCTGCCAGATATGTTGGTATGGCGCTTTCGCCGTGTTTCCCACATGCATGCACACACAATTAGTTGTATTTCCATGTTGACTTGTGCTGATgtatgatatgaaaaatggCATTGTAGTCGATTATCGAGGGTACTTTAGTCTTTTCGACAtccatggttttgttttcttaattaattacatgctTTCTACAAGGACAGGGAATCACCATCAGATGATGTGAAAAGGATGAGAAAGAGCAAATACAACCTCTTGTATACATATCATCAGTTTCACAACTCAAACATTTACATGAAGTTCTTGAAGGGGGAACATCAAACCTGTTAGAACTTAGAAGGAAAGGACTTTTCTTGTCTGAAAAGAATGTAGAAAGTGAATTAAGAAGAAGCCTAGGTTAAATGAAGGGGAAGTACTTGGTCGGCTTCCGATCCAAACCACCATCCATCGAGTGAGACCCCATCCATAGACGATGGTGATTTTTTCCGGGACTAGTAGGTCCCAGAACCTACCAAGTACAACCCATTAGCGAAGGAGGTTCAAAAAATGAAGCcgaaaccaaaaaaaaaaaaaaaaacccaagaAAACCAAACTACTTGactgaataataataatgggtTATCTCTACATGATTAAACTCACTTATTCTCTTCTTTATATTATGGACACCTAGGGTTCCTTCCCGGACCGccatagtaaaaataattccCCCAAGCATTGTTTTTCCCAGCTCTTATATCATAGCAATTTGGATGATCAGCCAAAAGATGTAGATTAGACAAAGGGATCAAGCTGTTGTCCCAGTCTACGACTTGCAAGTTTCTGAAGTAGGAAGCTTTCCCAAATCCTTCATCCGCGAAATGGCCACTGCCCATTTGTGTCGACGTGTGATACCCCATTGATCTGCTGTTCACTATCTCCCCACCAAATTGTATCATGCTTGCATGGCTTTGTAGATGACTAAACAAGAATGATGGCCAATATCCCACGAGCAGCCCCGACCCAAACTCAAGCCACCAGTGCCCGTGCTTTGGATCCTACACGTGGAAAAGCTGTTAGTACTGCAGACTAAGTTACATAAATCGCTGATAGAGTTGAAGTATGAGAACAACAGAGCTCAAAAATGACTATATTGCAATTCTTACATCTTCAAACAAGCAAGATTTACAACAACctgagaaataattaaattaagtagtGATCAAACACATGCAAAAGCTTGCTCGTATTAACTAGGAAATGATAAATGAGAACGAGGGAGATAAAGGTGGATTAGCTATGCTCTTTGGGAAAGAGGAGaatcttacaatttttttatgttaggACCGTGGGAAgtaggaaataaaatattagcatAGGTTGGTAAATCTGCTAAAATGTTGATGTGTGTGCATTGTTTTTATCCTTGTTCACTAAAGAATTAGTAAAACTGAAGGATTTGATCACCTAAGAAACTCTCTACTTTACCTAATTGTAAGGAAAACATAGCTTAGTTTGACTCGTTTATTGTATGAACTTGGTTGTTACAGTATGAACATACAATACGAAACATACACACCTTCCAGATCATAATGCCAATATCGAACTGTCTGCCATTGTAAGATGACCTTGGAGATATTGCTGCTCCAATAGCgattttgttgttgatttgGACAAAGCCTGAACATAGTAAGTTGTAGCATCCCGTTGCTTGATATGCATCAGTCTGTTGTTCAACGACGGATTAGTACTTCATTTCtatcattacatatatatacagtgCTCACAAGCCTCTTGTCtctgtgtttgtgtttgttttgACAAAGTTAGACGAATGATGTTGTCATGATACTAACCGTCCAATACGTGAAGAACCTAGGATAGTTGTCTCCATATAACTCCGGGCTGACCTGACATGTATAAACATTTGTGTAAGCGAATTCCCAACACCAAATCTCATATTCAAACTATAGGAATACATAGAAGACTTGATGGCCGTTCTTGACTATCCGCActaatgtatttatttctgattaattcaaatttagtaAACCAGACAGCAATTTCAGTGAGCATTCTGTAGAGGGTCTCCGCTGTTACAACTAAATGCATCGTCAGTTGGCAGATATTAGTCATAAATTTTGTACTACAGAGGTTACAGACCTGCCAGCCAGCTTCAATGGTATTAAGATCATTCCCGAATGAGCCAGAAATGACCCATAGTTGTGACAGACTGAATTCATATTGGTCGGTAACACGCGGTGCCCACACATTTATGCTTGCCTTTGCTCCGTAATACTGATCCCCGTTCACAAATGCCACTGCATGCTGTGATTAAAGACATTGTAAGTTTAGTACTAGCCAAGTTAGGAATATGAATTTGTCTCTGTACGGAACATTTCACACGATGTCCCGTTGCGTTAGTTAAAGAACCACGTTTCTTGGTAGGAAGCAAAGAAACAGAGGTGGTAATTAACTTTTCAGCTCTGGTAAATTAAGATACTAAGTACTAACCTCATGATCGCTGCTCATCGTGTCTCGACGGACGCCCCGTCTGATTTTTCTTCCGAATCTACGAATCGTGCTAGCCCTTAAAACATCTTTCTCTGTTATTCTTCTTATTGGAATCGTTCCTTCTGGGCATGATTCGCCGGCATCTCTCCAGGACTGTAACGTCTCTGCTATCGACTCAACGGAGTCGTGTCCCTTTGGCCTTTCTGGTGGCTCCTGCATTTTCATgtacacaattaattaaatggaaTCAAGAATCTAGTCATGTTGATGTTGCCCCTCTTGCATTTGTCTGAATAGTAGtacttttgttgtttttgagTAAATCTTGtgtaagaaaagaaattatggaGGAAAGGAGAGATTAGTCTTTGTACCAATGGCTTCTGCCCTTTTAGCTGAGGATGATCAAAAGCTGGTTGAAGATGAGATTGAACGCAATCAATTATATCACCATCAGGGCTCTGAAAAATTTTAACCAAATAAAaagtcagaaaaaaaaaaaaaagaaagaaagaaacattcATCCTTACATATACTCAAGAACAGATGTAACATCAGACATTAACCTTAAAATGTACCTGAATTGTCTTGACAGCAGGCTTGTTGATCTTTCTAAGGTAACTTCTTATTCTCTTCAACTTGTGCAATTCACGGCGCGGCCGGAATGTTTGATGGGCAGGCAGACGGCTATTGGAGCCGTCTGTCGACACGAGGGGCTTGGAACAGACAAAAGTAGTTGAGGAAGAAAGAATGAAGAGGAAAGAAACAAAGGTGAAAATGATTGGGAGTTTGGTTGTCTGAGATTTGGAAGAAGCCATATTTGTTGTGTGTACAATTGTGCTTGTTTTTACTTGTGATGACAAGGTGGTTGTGTTTGTATGCATTTGTTGCTGTTGTTGTCTTGTAATGTGATGAGAGCTGCAAGGAAACAAGAGGGCTCATTCCAAAATTTTGTCCATGGAAGCTCAACTGCAGCTACCACCACTTCCatacaaacaagaaaatgagaaaaaaactGGCAGAAACCATTCAAaggaaaagttaaaaagagGCTTGCTTTGCTCAAACTCACCAATTtctatactttattttaaaacctCAATTGACAGATAGAAAACAACTAtataactctctctctcctccctctctctttctctctcacacattACACACGCACAGGCACAGTGAGATTCTGGTTTCTTGGTGCTGTGTTCTGACATGGAGAACCTTCAGGCTGAGGTTATTAAAATAGTGTCTTAACAAGTTGGGTGTGAAGCCATAACAGCTTGTGGTcaaaaggttttttttttcttttagatggGGACTTTGATAGGCTGACACATAAATATTGCTCTAATGGTACTGGTCCATGCCTATTTTTTCAGTTTCCCCtctttttttggattttgaagCATGTATTATACGAAAAAGTCTTACCCAAATTAAATCTGtgcaaatcaaatcaattacaaaacaaGTGTGATACATTTGCTACgtgtttggataattttccAACGCTTAGCAGTGAAACTTACCACATCTGCAAACAACAACTTTTGCTTTCTTGTTTGAGGTTGTCTTTTGCTTGACCACAAAGCATTCCATGTCTTTGAACTATATATGTTTGCTTTTACACTCTCTTGCTTGGACCAAAACAGTTTCAGATcgtttacttatatttttgctatacaaacattgaaattttttcGCTTTCAAGAATTGTTATATACAAACGCGCTTTTGTTGATGCCAAAGTTTTTAGGGACATTAGTTTCACTTATAAGAGGATTgtattatgtaaatatgtgGAGCAAGAGAAGGGAGGGAaggaaatttgaaaaaagatcACAAAAAGGAAGGTAGGgaagaaaagatgaaaagaagtgggggaaaattatatttacagtCCTGATCTATTGTTTATTTACGCATATATTCCTTgtcttttacataattacataatcctctcactagaagaaatattattttttcactgtgattaattattatggtttaaagaaaaaatcgTTGGCGGATACTAATTAACTACGGATGTGCAATGACTATTAGTCGTTTTTACAAATAAGGCCAGAACATAATGCTATAGCTAAAAATTGTGGTCGCGGGTAAACTCATAGTAGATGTCGATTAATCGTGTCCAAAACTTAAGTTTCCACATCGATTTTGTCTAACTACGGTAGATAGctataatttactataatttttataccgCAGTGATTTATAATTTGGGGAATAATAATCTTTTTGTAGCGTCCCATGTCAGCCAAAA from Sesamum indicum cultivar Zhongzhi No. 13 linkage group LG3, S_indicum_v1.0, whole genome shotgun sequence harbors:
- the LOC105157258 gene encoding uncharacterized protein LOC105157258 — protein: MHTNTTTLSSQVKTSTIVHTTNMASSKSQTTKLPIIFTFVSFLFILSSSTTFVCSKPLVSTDGSNSRLPAHQTFRPRRELHKLKRIRSYLRKINKPAVKTIQSPDGDIIDCVQSHLQPAFDHPQLKGQKPLEPPERPKGHDSVESIAETLQSWRDAGESCPEGTIPIRRITEKDVLRASTIRRFGRKIRRGVRRDTMSSDHEHAVAFVNGDQYYGAKASINVWAPRVTDQYEFSLSQLWVISGSFGNDLNTIEAGWQVSPELYGDNYPRFFTYWTTDAYQATGCYNLLCSGFVQINNKIAIGAAISPRSSYNGRQFDIGIMIWKDPKHGHWWLEFGSGLLVGYWPSFLFSHLQSHASMIQFGGEIVNSRSMGYHTSTQMGSGHFADEGFGKASYFRNLQVVDWDNSLIPLSNLHLLADHPNCYDIRAGKNNAWGNYFYYGGPGRNPRCP